One Pygocentrus nattereri isolate fPygNat1 chromosome 23, fPygNat1.pri, whole genome shotgun sequence genomic window carries:
- the LOC108426970 gene encoding neuropeptide FF receptor 2 encodes MKQHNITLLRTNRTRQIFLKGFKMAMKLLELNSSAFSVSPLENHENSSLDSSLHHLFPGPNITYVDFYLHEPSVSAIFIVSYLLIFIVCMVGNGVVCFIVLRSKNMRTVTNLFILNLAISDLLVGIFCMPTTLVDNIITGWPFGSLVCKLSGMVQGISVSASVFTLVAIAVDRFRCIVYPFKQKLTISTSTLIIIIIWVLAISIMCPSGVMLQVTKERRVSILLGDGNATRPFYWCRENWPNQEMRKIYTTVLFANIYLAPLTLIVIMYARIGIMLFKTAVPACANQAGGSGSGAGSGSGKAVVYEGRAHTVSRKKKRVIKMLLVVALLFILSWLPLWTLMMLSDYASLTEHQHRVINIYVYPFAHWLAFCNSSVNPIIYGFFNENFRRGFQAAFKLQFCSAQRGKRKTYSHRVQGNAVLPTNLHLTQESEVGPGGCKPGLGLGQGIGIVRNGKSLGESSHSSQKENLKEQDLIMEDLEKVRYDI; translated from the exons ATGAAACAACACAATATTACACTTTTGCGCACAAATAGGACGCgccagatttttttaaaag GATTTAAAATGGCGATGAAGCTCCTGGAACTTAACTCCTCTGCCTTCTCTGTGTCCCCTTTGGAGAACCATGAGAACTCTTCCCTGGACTCAAGCCTTCATCATCTATTCCCTGGCCCCAACATTACCTACGTGGACTTCTACCTCCATGAACCCTCTGTGTCTGCCATCTTCATTGTGTCCTACCTACTCATCTTTATTGTGTGTATGGTGGGCAATGGAGTGGTGTGCTTCATTGTGCTCAGAAGCAAAAACATGCGGACCGTCACCAACCTGTTCATCCTCAACCTGGCCATCAGTGACCTGCTGGTTGGCATTTTCTGCATGCCCACCACTCTAGTTGATAACATCATCACAG GATGGCCATTTGGAAGTTTGGTGTGCAAGTTGAGTGGAATGGTGCAAGGAATATCAGTGTCTGCTTCAGTATTTACTTTGGTAGCCATTGCTGTGGACAG gtTCCGCTGCATTGTCTATCCCTTCAAGCAGAAGCTCACCATCTCCACCTCCACGcttatcatcattatcatctgGGTCTTGGCCATCTCCATTATGTGTCCATCTGGCGTCATGCTCCAGGTCACCAAAGAGCGCCGGGTTTCCATCCTGCTGGGTGATGGCAATGCCACTCGCCCGTTCTACTGGTGTCGTGAGAACTGGCCCAACCAGGAGATGCGAAAGATCTACACCACTGTCCTCTTTGCCAACATTTATCTGGCCCCGCTGACCCTCATTGTCATCATGTATGCTCGCATCGGGATTATGCTCTTCAAGACGGCCGTTCCTGCTTGTGCAAATCAAGCTGGTGGTTCTGGTTCCGGTGCTGGATCTGGCTCTGGAAAAGCAGTTGTCTATGAGGGCAGAGCTCACACTGTGTCACGGAAAAAGAAACGTGTGATTAAGATGTTGCTGGTTGTGGCTCTGCTCTTCATCCTGTCCTGGCTGCCTCTGTGGACACTAATGATGCTGAGTGACTACGCCAGCCTAACTGAGCACCAACATCGGGTCATTAACATCTACGTATACCCGTTTGCCCACTGGCTGGCATTCTGCAATAGCAGCGTCAACCCAATCATCTATGGGTTTTTCAATGAGAACTTCCGTCGAGGGTTCCAAGCCGCCTTCAAGCTGCAGTTTTGTTCAGCCCAGCGTGGCAAAAGGAAGACCTACTCACACCGTGTTCAGGGAAATGCAGTTCTGCCTACAAACTTGCACTTGACCCAGGAGTCTGAGGTTGGACCTGGGGGTTGTAAGCCAGGGCTGGGTCTGGGCCAGGGAATTGGAATAGTGAGAAATGGGAAAAGTCTGGGTGAGTCCAGCCACTCATCACAGAAGGAGAATTTAAAAGAACAGGATCTGATCATGGAGGATCTAGAAAAG GTCAGGTATGACATTTaa